The genomic segment GTGCGAGTGATTCTTTTGATGTAGCCGATGCCCGGGTAATGATTTATCGTATCGAAGATAATCAGGTTAAAGACTCAACGCAGTTTGATTATGTAAATAACGATAATTCCTATGCAACATATCAACCGTTAGTGTTTAGACCAAAAGCGGGGGAGCACTATAAAATTAAATGTACTGATTCAAGCCTACCTACATTAACTGCCGAAACAATTGTGCCAGATATCCCCGCTATTGTTGATGATAATGTTACTGTAAGTGGAAATACCATCACCCTCTCGATTCTGCATAACACCTCTGCCTCGATGTACGATGTTTACTTGTATACTGGAGGTAAAGTAATCCCTAACCGTATTATGCAACCCGAAAGCGGGGATACTCAAATTGAGATAAAAAACACTGGAACTATCACACCCGATGCAAAGCTGGTAATTTACGCCTACGACAAAAACCTAACAGAATACCTTACCGCATCCAACGTATTTATAAAACCCAATACCTACCGACCACCCTTTACCAACGTTACCAATGGTTACGGATGTTTTGGCTCGTTGAATTTGTTGGTTAGGAAGTTGTAAATTAATAACCGCAAAGTATTATAAGATTTCGCAAAGTTCGCCAAGGGTTTGTAATGTTTTTACTTGGTGTCTTTTGTGTCTCCTTTGAGTTCTTTGTGTTATACCTTCTTTTTTGATACTCACAAATTTTTAATGATAAACAGGAGTAATTAATCTGATTATCGCAAATTGCGATAGTTGAGATGCGGCATTATTTCATTCTAGGGTTTGAGAAAATTACGGTACTCTGTACCTATTCACCTGTATGGTATTGAAATATCTACAAATATTAAGGTGCTACGCACCCAGAGTAGGAGTTCGTAAGATTAAAGGCCTTCCAAGTGGCAGAGCCGCCTAATATTTGTAGCCCAATTATATAATTCTAGAAAAAGAGGTGCATCGCACCGTAATGTTAACCTTTGGTTTGGAGTTTGGAACTCTCTAAACAGTAATTGGCTATCGCAAATTGCGATAATTGAGATGCAGTGGTGTTTCATTCTAATTCAAATCCGCGCTAACGAAGGCTAAGGCTGTAGCCTGATAGAAAAAGTTCGGCCAAGGTAGAACCCATTGCCGAACTTCTTTAAATAGCCTTACCTAGTAGAGGGATGCAATAAATTGAGGTTTAATTATTCGCACCAACACTCCATTACAATTTGCATATTATCATCAACAGTTATCAACTTACTGTTGATACCACAAAAATAATAATCGCTACCATCAATAACGTAAGTACCCTCTTCGAGATAAAAGAAAATACCTTCCTGAGTTTCTTCTGGCATAAAAACCTCGTTTGTTGCAACGTTAATAGCACAAATTTGCCCGTAATAAGTCACTGGGTTGTGAGTATTTTGCTCAACAAATCCGGTTACAACAACTTCCCATTCGTCACCAGGAGAAGGAACTGCATTACATTTTGCAAAATCAGCTGCATTAACAGCAAAAGTTGTAGCAAATACTACAAATAGACTTAAGATTAATTTTTTCATGATAATAAAATTTAAATTTAAGGACGGATGAAACCCGCATGTGAATTATCATCCGTGTTTTTATATTTAACGAACATGCTCGTTTAATTTTAATATGTGTGTATACGCTTACATAACAAAATCTAACCATTTTGCTGTCATTCCTGCGAATGCAGGAACTGACCGAAGGGAACTCAACGGAGTTAATCCCCTTTTTTACATCCAGATTCCGGGACTTCGCCCGGAACCGAGTTTACGAGCTCGGCGGAGCCAATGACAGTTAAACTTGTTTATCGAAATAGTAATCTAAACGGATATTCATATTTAATAATTATTGGCTTAAAATCTTGTTTTTTAATACAATAATAGAACAATGTAACAATTAAAACATATACACAAGTATTGTTTGTTAGCAATATTTGTGTATAAATCTAAAAACAATTCTATAAAATAATGTTAACAGAACATAGAAATTATACTAGGAATAAATTTCACGCTCTCGTTCGGCTTAGGTTGTGTTCAAATCGATGCTATTCTGTTAGGTTGTAGCCTGTAATGATATGTTCAACTAAGATTCATTCTATCTTAGCCGAACTTCTTTAAATAGCATTAGTTTAACAGAGTTTCATGAAGAATACCGAGCCGTAGGGTTTTGTGCTTTGGCAATTCACGCAGGTGGAAAGCAAACTCTGATAGGT from the Bacteroidales bacterium genome contains:
- a CDS encoding DUF4249 family protein, which translates into the protein MRYKIHLILSIACMLIITSCSKDDFLDFLIGPQPKFIDNNQFVPGFNILGVIRPDSIGNQTMSMVHVERVLPAIGSASDSFDVADARVMIYRIEDNQVKDSTQFDYVNNDNSYATYQPLVFRPKAGEHYKIKCTDSSLPTLTAETIVPDIPAIVDDNVTVSGNTITLSILHNTSASMYDVYLYTGGKVIPNRIMQPESGDTQIEIKNTGTITPDAKLVIYAYDKNLTEYLTASNVFIKPNTYRPPFTNVTNGYGCFGSLNLLVRKL